The following proteins come from a genomic window of Xiphophorus couchianus chromosome 19, X_couchianus-1.0, whole genome shotgun sequence:
- the oip5 gene encoding protein Mis18-beta, whose protein sequence is MEFDGDLIVERIDDLKTATPLEHLMTLHCAQCNAVLADSLGLCGELTCIDSVMCMRVTNDVVVSGALESVHKGEMADCICSNLKCRLCNSVVGKRIHAAPAHLAATRSVFLLSKAKMSCYILDSSSMVKASSLSFELAPLQETVDEARQEVEEQLDLMGHTCSQLADMSMNASSRSRKWCL, encoded by the exons ATGGAGTTTGACGGCGATCTCATAGTAGAGCGAATCGACGATTTAAAGACGGCTACGCCATTAGAACATTTAATGACTCTTCACTGTGCGCAGTGTAACGCGGTTCTGGCGGACTCTTTGGGGCTGTGCGGAGAGCTGACATGCATCGACTCCGTCATGTGCATGC GAGTGACCAATGACGTGGTTGTGAGTGGCGCTCTGGAGTCAGTTCACAAAGGGGAAATGGCTGACTG CATTTGCTCCAATCTAAAATGCCGTTTGTGCAACAGTGTCGTGGGGAAACGCATCCACGCTGCTCCTGCGCATCTGGCCGCTACTCGCTCCGTCTTTCTCCTGAGCAAAGCCAAAATGAGCTG TTACATTCTGGACAGCAGCTCAATGGTGAAGGCGTCGTCTCTCTCGTTTGAGCTGGCGCCTCTTCAGGAAACTGTTGAtgag GCAAGGCAGGAGGTTGAAGAACAGCTGGATCTGATGGGACACACCTGCAGCCAACTGGCTGACATGAGTATGAACGCCAGCAGTCGAAGCAGGAAGTGGTGTTTGTAA
- the nusap1 gene encoding nucleolar and spindle-associated protein 1 isoform X3, with translation MKMDLNSMKYAELRSIAKELGLKANTKADKLLKAIKQHYEKEKKNDEGDENAASDSGREDADDASQQEAPSTAGFVNTRRGRGKCIKRKITDAAEAADPAESWSSSGEEKKKKKKVTLDRDSEMNEPEPQLHPDSKDKAPVLAETEKAPKVVKGGKIPRHQGLQQRSKALLKPTTPNFKKLHEAQFNKMESIDSYVQRKTKQVETYKNPVKDLKKNSARATMFSPVNKTPAEENLRHTLKASKIPSKKPAQKEDGQFRPSVLSARRVNVRFSEATLDNEFKRSLVKTPARMSPCVASSTPQKPTADAAKPAAAKSSALSAQKTPGPFIFTGNTSALGTPGTQKKPAFDLKASLSRPLSYQPHKGKLKPFGDVKENAAGNKSAIANPRQESYKQPKIQSRKDRRTKQVESRKQKKENMLGARRGLVMT, from the exons ATGAAGATGGATTTGAACTCGATGAAGTACGCGGAGCTGCGAAGCATCGCGAAGGAGCTGGGGCTGAAGGCGAACACGAAG GCCGATAAGCTCCTGAAAGCCATTAAGCAGCactatgaaaaagaaaagaaaaatgacgaGGGAGATGAAAATGCAGCTTCAGACAGCGGCCGGGAGGATGCAGATGATGCTTCCCAACAAGAGGCTCCCAGTACGGCTGGGTTTGTGAACACGCGTCGGGGGAGAGGAAAATGCATCAAGAGAAAGATCACTGATGCTGCTGAG GCTGCTGACCCAGCCGAATCTTGGAGCAGTTCAggggaggagaagaagaagaaaaagaaggtgACCCTGGACAGAGACTCTGAGATGAACGAACCGGAGCCCCAGCTGCACCCGGACTCCAAGGATAAAGCTCCTGTGCTCGCTGAAACAG AAAAGGCACCGAAGGTGGTAAAAGGCGGCAAGATCCCTCGTCACCAAGGCCTCCAGCAGAGGAGCAAGGCTTTGTTGAAGCCCACAACTCCTA ACTTTAAAAAGCTCCATGAGGCCCAGTTCAACAAGATGGAGTCCATCGACAGCTACGTCCAGCGGAAGACGAAGCAGGTGGAGACGTACAAAAATCCAGTCAAAGACCTGAAA AAGAATTCAGCTCGTGCCACCATGTTCAGCCCCGTCAACAAGACGCCGGCCGAGGAAAACCTTCGCCACACTTTGAAGGCCAGTAAAATCCCTTCAAAAAAACCCGCACAAAAAGAAGACGGTCAGTTCAGACCCTCTGTCCTTTCTGCCCGCAGGGTCAATGTCCG ATTCTCGGAGGCTACACTTGATAATGAGTTCAAGAGGTCGCTGGTGAAGACGCCTGCACGGATGTCGCCATGCGTCGCCTCCAGTACCCCGCAAAAACCGACTGCAGACGCAGCAAAGCCGGCCGCCGCCAAGTCTTCAGCTTTATCTGCCCAGAAAACTCCAG GACCCTTCATTTTCACCGGTAACACGAGTGCTTTAGGAACGCCTGGAACCCAAAAGAAACCTGCCTTCGATCTGAAGGCGAGTCTGTCGCGTCCCCTCTCCTACCAGCCCCATAAAG GTAAACTGAAACCTTTCGGAGATGTCAAGGAAAACGCAGCAGGAAACAAGTCTGCGATCGCCAATCCTCGCCAAGAAAGTTACAAACAGCCCAAAATCCAGTCAAG GAAGGACCGGCGAACCAAGCAAGTGGAAAGCcggaagcagaaaaaagaaaacatgctcGGGGCGAGGAGAGGACTTGTGATGACGTAG
- the nusap1 gene encoding nucleolar and spindle-associated protein 1 isoform X1, producing MKMDLNSMKYAELRSIAKELGLKANTKADKLLKAIKQHYEKEKKNDEGDENAASDSGREDADDASQQEAPSTAGFVNTRRGRGKCIKRKITDAAEAADPAESWSSSGEEKKKKKKVTLDRDSEMNEPEPQLHPDSKDKAPVLAETEMNVFPSSGSRTEKAPKVVKGGKIPRHQGLQQRSKALLKPTTPNFKKLHEAQFNKMESIDSYVQRKTKQVETYKNPVKDLKKNSARATMFSPVNKTPAEENLRHTLKASKIPSKKPAQKEDGQFRPSVLSARRVNVRFSEATLDNEFKRSLVKTPARMSPCVASSTPQKPTADAAKPAAAKSSALSAQKTPGPFIFTGNTSALGTPGTQKKPAFDLKASLSRPLSYQPHKGKLKPFGDVKENAAGNKSAIANPRQESYKQPKIQSRKDRRTKQVESRKQKKENMLGARRGLVMT from the exons ATGAAGATGGATTTGAACTCGATGAAGTACGCGGAGCTGCGAAGCATCGCGAAGGAGCTGGGGCTGAAGGCGAACACGAAG GCCGATAAGCTCCTGAAAGCCATTAAGCAGCactatgaaaaagaaaagaaaaatgacgaGGGAGATGAAAATGCAGCTTCAGACAGCGGCCGGGAGGATGCAGATGATGCTTCCCAACAAGAGGCTCCCAGTACGGCTGGGTTTGTGAACACGCGTCGGGGGAGAGGAAAATGCATCAAGAGAAAGATCACTGATGCTGCTGAG GCTGCTGACCCAGCCGAATCTTGGAGCAGTTCAggggaggagaagaagaagaaaaagaaggtgACCCTGGACAGAGACTCTGAGATGAACGAACCGGAGCCCCAGCTGCACCCGGACTCCAAGGATAAAGCTCCTGTGCTCGCTGAAACAG AGATGAATGTGTTCCCGTCGTCTGGTTCTCGTACAGAAAAGGCACCGAAGGTGGTAAAAGGCGGCAAGATCCCTCGTCACCAAGGCCTCCAGCAGAGGAGCAAGGCTTTGTTGAAGCCCACAACTCCTA ACTTTAAAAAGCTCCATGAGGCCCAGTTCAACAAGATGGAGTCCATCGACAGCTACGTCCAGCGGAAGACGAAGCAGGTGGAGACGTACAAAAATCCAGTCAAAGACCTGAAA AAGAATTCAGCTCGTGCCACCATGTTCAGCCCCGTCAACAAGACGCCGGCCGAGGAAAACCTTCGCCACACTTTGAAGGCCAGTAAAATCCCTTCAAAAAAACCCGCACAAAAAGAAGACGGTCAGTTCAGACCCTCTGTCCTTTCTGCCCGCAGGGTCAATGTCCG ATTCTCGGAGGCTACACTTGATAATGAGTTCAAGAGGTCGCTGGTGAAGACGCCTGCACGGATGTCGCCATGCGTCGCCTCCAGTACCCCGCAAAAACCGACTGCAGACGCAGCAAAGCCGGCCGCCGCCAAGTCTTCAGCTTTATCTGCCCAGAAAACTCCAG GACCCTTCATTTTCACCGGTAACACGAGTGCTTTAGGAACGCCTGGAACCCAAAAGAAACCTGCCTTCGATCTGAAGGCGAGTCTGTCGCGTCCCCTCTCCTACCAGCCCCATAAAG GTAAACTGAAACCTTTCGGAGATGTCAAGGAAAACGCAGCAGGAAACAAGTCTGCGATCGCCAATCCTCGCCAAGAAAGTTACAAACAGCCCAAAATCCAGTCAAG GAAGGACCGGCGAACCAAGCAAGTGGAAAGCcggaagcagaaaaaagaaaacatgctcGGGGCGAGGAGAGGACTTGTGATGACGTAG
- the nusap1 gene encoding nucleolar and spindle-associated protein 1 isoform X2, whose translation MKMDLNSMKYAELRSIAKELGLKANTKADKLLKAIKQHYEKEKKNDEGDENAASDSGREDADDASQQEAPSTAGFVNTRRGRGKCIKRKITDAAEAADPAESWSSSGEEKKKKKKVTLDRDSEMNEPEPQLHPDSKDKAPVLAETEMNVFPSSGSRTEKAPKVVKGGKIPRHQGLQQRSKALLKPTTPNFKKLHEAQFNKMESIDSYVQRKTKQVETYKNPVKDLKNSARATMFSPVNKTPAEENLRHTLKASKIPSKKPAQKEDGQFRPSVLSARRVNVRFSEATLDNEFKRSLVKTPARMSPCVASSTPQKPTADAAKPAAAKSSALSAQKTPGPFIFTGNTSALGTPGTQKKPAFDLKASLSRPLSYQPHKGKLKPFGDVKENAAGNKSAIANPRQESYKQPKIQSRKDRRTKQVESRKQKKENMLGARRGLVMT comes from the exons ATGAAGATGGATTTGAACTCGATGAAGTACGCGGAGCTGCGAAGCATCGCGAAGGAGCTGGGGCTGAAGGCGAACACGAAG GCCGATAAGCTCCTGAAAGCCATTAAGCAGCactatgaaaaagaaaagaaaaatgacgaGGGAGATGAAAATGCAGCTTCAGACAGCGGCCGGGAGGATGCAGATGATGCTTCCCAACAAGAGGCTCCCAGTACGGCTGGGTTTGTGAACACGCGTCGGGGGAGAGGAAAATGCATCAAGAGAAAGATCACTGATGCTGCTGAG GCTGCTGACCCAGCCGAATCTTGGAGCAGTTCAggggaggagaagaagaagaaaaagaaggtgACCCTGGACAGAGACTCTGAGATGAACGAACCGGAGCCCCAGCTGCACCCGGACTCCAAGGATAAAGCTCCTGTGCTCGCTGAAACAG AGATGAATGTGTTCCCGTCGTCTGGTTCTCGTACAGAAAAGGCACCGAAGGTGGTAAAAGGCGGCAAGATCCCTCGTCACCAAGGCCTCCAGCAGAGGAGCAAGGCTTTGTTGAAGCCCACAACTCCTA ACTTTAAAAAGCTCCATGAGGCCCAGTTCAACAAGATGGAGTCCATCGACAGCTACGTCCAGCGGAAGACGAAGCAGGTGGAGACGTACAAAAATCCAGTCAAAGACCTGAAA AATTCAGCTCGTGCCACCATGTTCAGCCCCGTCAACAAGACGCCGGCCGAGGAAAACCTTCGCCACACTTTGAAGGCCAGTAAAATCCCTTCAAAAAAACCCGCACAAAAAGAAGACGGTCAGTTCAGACCCTCTGTCCTTTCTGCCCGCAGGGTCAATGTCCG ATTCTCGGAGGCTACACTTGATAATGAGTTCAAGAGGTCGCTGGTGAAGACGCCTGCACGGATGTCGCCATGCGTCGCCTCCAGTACCCCGCAAAAACCGACTGCAGACGCAGCAAAGCCGGCCGCCGCCAAGTCTTCAGCTTTATCTGCCCAGAAAACTCCAG GACCCTTCATTTTCACCGGTAACACGAGTGCTTTAGGAACGCCTGGAACCCAAAAGAAACCTGCCTTCGATCTGAAGGCGAGTCTGTCGCGTCCCCTCTCCTACCAGCCCCATAAAG GTAAACTGAAACCTTTCGGAGATGTCAAGGAAAACGCAGCAGGAAACAAGTCTGCGATCGCCAATCCTCGCCAAGAAAGTTACAAACAGCCCAAAATCCAGTCAAG GAAGGACCGGCGAACCAAGCAAGTGGAAAGCcggaagcagaaaaaagaaaacatgctcGGGGCGAGGAGAGGACTTGTGATGACGTAG
- the ndufaf1 gene encoding complex I intermediate-associated protein 30, mitochondrial produces MSLPTISRVPASGLLRSIRDLRWLLRSIAPLATPRRALTQMGYRRPGQPREDKPPWWRVKFDLSKGLKGMKRHFTLLKEEFFAQFIGPMGKPIIEHMLEQNQVLWEFRGPHSLQEWTISCDREIGGKSEIYLKVGRNNETCLLYGTLCSDPPKDGETRYSGYCTMRAKQPLASFDRKRYHDWSSFNTLHLRIRGDGRPWMINVIAETYYTHQKDDMYSYFLYTRGGPYWQDVKIPFSKFFLAHRGRVQDDQHELWLDKINAIGFTLGDKADGPFQLEIDFIGVCKDYAHTEDFAYEKYKRNPEV; encoded by the exons ATGTCCCTTCCGACTATCTCACGCGTCCCTGCGTCCGGGCTCCTCCGCTCCATCCGTGACCTGCGCTGGCTCCTGCGCTCCATCGCGCCTCTTGCCACGCCCAGAAGAGCTTTGACCCAGATGGGCTACCGGCGGCCCGGCCAGCCCAGAGAGGACAAGCCCCCGTGGTGGAGGGTCAAGTTTGACCTCTCTAAGGGTTTGAAGGGCATGAAGAGGCACTTCACGCTGCTGAAGGAGGAGTTCTTCGCCCAATTCATTGGTCCGATGGGCAAACCCATCATCGAACACATGCTGGAGCAGAACCAGGTGTTGTGGGAGTTCAGGGGCCCCCACAGCCTCCAGGAGTGGACAATTTCCTGCGACCGGGAGATCGGAGGCAAAAGCGAGATTTACCTGAAGGTCGGAAGGAACAATGAAACCTGCCTTCTGTACGGGACGCTTTGCTCCGATCCTCCTAAAGACGGGGAAACGCGCTACAGCGGATATTGCACCATGCGTGCCAAGCAACCTCTG GCTTCGTTTGACAGGAAGAGGTACCACGACTGGTCCAGCTTCAACACCCTCCACCTGCGTATCCGGGGTGACGGCCGGCCGTGGATGATCAACGTCATAGCAGAAACCTACTACACTCACCAGAAAGATGACATGTACAGCTACTTCCTGTATACCAGGGGAGGACCCTACTGGCAAGATGTGAAA ATCCCGTTCTCCAAGTTCTTCCTGGCTCATCGGGGGAGGGTACAAGATGACCAGCACGAGCTCTGGCTGGATAAG attAATGCCATTGGATTTACTCTTGGAGACAAAGCAGATGGTCCCTTCCAGCTCGAAATTGATTTCATCGGCGTGTGCAAAGATTACGCGCACACTGAGGACTTCGCATACGAGAAGTACAAGAGGAACCCTGAAGTTTGA